The sequence tagaAGGACAAGTTCAAAGATCTTACCTACAATTGAATCACACTAAGAGAAGGAGAAAATCACAAGCAATTGAAGAGAAAATCCCTGCCCTAGCAGCCAACACCAAGCCGAaatgaagagaaagaaaagagagcttccttttttctaagttttttctatttttttgttaagTGTAAAGTTGAGAGAAAATAAAGGTTTGCATGCATATAAtactttatttcagccaagaaaataattaaaattaacatttaatttccatttaaaaaaaatcacataagacaaaatatcaatggggcaaaaagaccattttgcccctccatactaaaaccacaagataaccactaaaggggtatttttgggacattctaaattcccggccattcccgacattcccaatgtctaaaacccgtccccaaaatactaacatactaagttgtgatttctactgagccaaacgccgcgttccaaaataccggacaccggaaatgcgaaatataaaaactgctgataacataattatgcatatctgaattccataaataacaatgataaattatttaaatagctataaataatttcctgattaacataaataactgctaatttccaaattaactaagcgggctttacaaaccATATGTCGAATGAAATGATAACGTATGTCTATATGTTTTGTACGTGAGTGCTGAACTGGGTTTTTGGAAATGTTAATGGCACTTGTACTATCACAATATAGGACCAATGAGTTCTGAGGAAACCCATAATCAGTAACCATTTTATTAAGCCAGATCAGTTGAGTACAACAGCTTCCAGCTGCGATATACTCAGCTTCTGCAGTGGAGAGGGAAATGGAGTTTTGTTTTTTGCTTAACCATGACACAAGGTTATTTCCCAAGTAAAAACACCCTCCCGACGTACTTTTCCTATCATCTAAGCTCCCAGCCCAATCAGAGTCACTGTATCCAACAATAGACATGTTGGTATCTCTGGAGTACCACAAGCCAAACTCTGAAGTTCCAGATAGGTATTTAAAGATACGCTTAACAGCAGACAGATGAGACTGTTTGGGATTAGCTTGATAACGAGCACACAAGCCTACACTAAAGCAAATGTCAGGTCTACTGGCTGTCAAATATAGAAGACTACCTATCATTCCTCTATATAGGGTGGGATCAACAGACTCACCAGACTCATCTCGGCTAAGTTTGGTAGTAGTACTTAAAGGGGTAGGGGCATGTTTAGTGTGATCTAAGCCAAACTTCTCAAGCATTTTTCTAACATATTTGGACTGTGAGATAAAAATACCTTGATCAGTTTGCTTAATCTGTAGACCTAAAAAGAAACTCAGATCCCCTATAagactcatttcaaattcactagTCATGAGATCAACAAATTTGACAACTTCCTTTTCACAAGTAGACCCAAAaatgatgtcatcaacataaatttgagctacAAAAATACCTGGTTGCAAGAGCTTAATAAAAAGAGTGTTATCAATGAGTACCTCCAGCAAACCCATTTGCAAGAAGGAAGGAGGTTAACCTGTCATACCATGCTCACAGGAGCTTGTTTAAGCCCATATAGAGCTTTCTTGAGTTTATAGACATGCTCTGGGAACTTCGGGTCCTCAAATCCTTTGGGCTGTTTCACATAGACCTCCTCCTGTAGGACTCCATTGAGAAAGGCACTTTTGacatccatttggtgaagtttgAATTTCAAGAAGCATGCCACAGCTAACAGTAACCGAATAGACTCAAGTCTAGCCACGGGTGCAAAAGTTTCTTCAAAATCAACCCCTTCCACTTGATTGTAGCCTTGAGCAACTAACCTGGCCTTATTTCGAACCACTGTCCCGAACTCATCAGATTTGTTCTTGAAGAGCCATTTGGTTCCTATAATGTTTACTCCATCAGGTTTAGGAACTAGGATCCACACTCAGTTTCTTTTGAACTGCCCCATTTCATCCTGCATTGCATTGTTCCAGAAATCATCCAGAAGAGCCTCAGTTACATTTTGAGGTTCTACCAGAGACACATAGCAAGCAAATGCAATAACATTTAGCACCTTGCGACGAGTGACCATAGTTGCATTTGGGTCCCCAATGACAATTGTGGGAGGATGAGCTTTTTGAATCCAAGACGGGGGACCCTTCTTATATAATCGAGAGTGAGGTGAGGACATTGCATCCTTGCTGATGGGCTGAGGTGCTGAGATGGCGTCATCTCCCATAGAATCAACAGATGAGGTGCCATCATTTGCAGATGAGGCGGTTGGCATCGGATGGTGTTATCTCTGGTGTTTCTTGATTAAGTGTAACCAGAGGGAGTGATGGGATACATGGGTCATGGGAATCGTCCTCTCCAGATCCAAACCCATTGTCTGACACCTCCAAGTCGTCAAACTTTACATTCATGGACTCCATGACTGTAAAAGTTCGTTTGTTGTACACCCTATACGCACGGCTGTTAGTCGAGTATCCAAGGAAAATTCCTTCATCACTCCgagcatcaaattttccaagatGATCACGATCATTGAGTATGTAACAGGTACACCCAAATATATGTACATGGCTCAGATTAGGAGTCTTGCCTTTCCACAGTTCGTATGGAGTTTGAGATGCACCAGTTCGCAGATGAACTCGATTACATATATAACATGCAGTATTCACAGCTTCGGCCCAAAACCGGATAGCCACACCCTTTGCACACAGCATGACCCGAGCCATCTCCTGAAGAGTTCTATTTTTGCGTTCTACGAtcccattctgctgtggagtctTAGGTGCAGAGAACTCATGGCTAATACCCATTTTATTACAGAATTGAGCAAATATGTCGTTTTCAAATTCCTTCCCATGATCGCTTCTGACCCGATAAACCTTGCCAATGGTGACACCCTTTTCATTTTGCAGCTGCAGACACAGAGAGGAGAAGGCTCCAAAGGTATCTGATTTTTCTTTGAGGAAGTTTACCCAAGTGTATCTTGAGAAGTCATCTACACACACCATCACATACCGTTTCCCCGCAATGCTTGCAGTTTGCATTGGACCCATTAGATCAACATGAACTAATTCCAGTACTTTGGAAGTAAGGAGGGCATTTATAGGAGGATGAGAGGACTTAATTTGTTTACCTTGTTGGCAGGGACCACACACCCTATCTCTTCCCAATCTGAATTCAGGAATCCCACGGACAGCTTTGATGGAAACAATCTTCTTTAAGTCTCTGTAGTTTAGGTGCCCCAGTCTGTAGTGCCATAAATCAGGTTTATCCAAGAACACCCTGTGGCATTTTACTTGATTGGTCAGAACATAGCAGTGATCAGCCGTTCTGTTCCCTGTGAGAACTGTTTTCCCATCAGATGAGACTAAGCATTGTGTCTTGGTGAAGTTCACATCATAGTTAGCATCACATAGTTGACTGATGCTAATTAAGTTTGCTTTCAGTCCTTTCACGAATAGCACGCCTGTCAGAGAGAAGACATCCCAGAGATCTAGATCACCCTGCCCCATAATCTCCCCTTTATTTCCATCACCAAAGGTGACAAAACCTTCTTTGGATGAATGAAAGTTCTTAAGATCATTGCAGGAACCTGTCATGTGTCGTGAGCATCCACTATCAAAGTACCAGCAGTTATCTTTCATAGCTGACAGGGAGGTATGAGCAACAAGAGCCAGATTTTCACGTTTggatttcctcttcttcttagTTCCGTGTTGTGGGGCAAAAGAGAAATTACCGTGGCCAGATTTCCTATTGATAAGGTTTGTCAAGTAAGTTCGGAGTTTGTAACATCTTGGCCTGATGTGTCCTCTTTTATTGCAGAAGTGACACGTTGGAACAAATCGATCAACCTGTTTGTCTCTTGATTTTTCACTCATAGGACCTCTTTTGACAGAGTTGGGCTTAGATTCATCAGGTTTTTTTTCTGGTTGATCATCCTTGATGGTAGTAGAGGCAGATACAAACTTTATTTTATCACCAGAGGATGAAGCTGAGTTATCTTCAATAGTCAAATCATTCCCTTGATTGTATAACAGTTTGTATCCAATAGATGTTCTATCTCCATACGGCTTCTGATTTTGGAGAGCTTGATTCAGTGTAGCAGTGCCCGAGGGAACATGAGAAAGGGACTGCTTTGCTCTCACAAGTTCAGAAGTCAATTTGTATATCTCACTGTCTTTGGAACACAACTCCAATGTCATCTTCTTGAGCTTATCTTCTAGTTCACATTTACTATCATCAAGAGCTTTGTTCAGATCTTGTAGTTCCTTCACTCTCTTAGCCATATAGCCCCATTGGGCAAACATTTCCTCATAAGCCTTATTTTTCTCATCAGCTGTTGATTCAGAATCAGACAATGAGTCATCTCCCTCAACTTCTTCAGGGACAGATTCCCTGACCATAAATGCCATTACAGACTTATCATCCTTCGATTCATCACtagcctcttcttcttcactatCACTCCATGTGACAGCCAAGGCCTTCTTTTTCTTAAGTGTATTTGCACATTCTGCCTGTATGTGACCAAAACCTGAGCATTCGTGACACTGAATCCCTTTTCCTTTCTTTTAAGTTGTTGGGATTGTCGGTTAGGACCAGGGAAGTTCCTTCCAGTAGAATTTTCCTTATTACCAGAATTAGATTTCTTGAAGTTCTTTTTTAAGAATCGGGCATAATTCTTTGCCAGGAGGGCCAGATTCGCATCTGTAAAAGATTCAGACAAATCAACTTCCTTAGAGTTTTCTTCCTTATGGATGAAAGCAACTCCCATTTCGATCTTCTCCTTCTCAGAACTCTTGGTTTTCTTCCCTTTCTCCCATCTCTCAAGAGTTAACTCATAATTTTGGAGTGACCCAATCAATTCGTCTAGATCAAGTGCTTCAATATCTCTGCTTTCTTCAATAGACGTTACTTTGGACATGAATCTTTTTGGAAGAACACCTAGTAGCTTTCTCACCAATTTCTTGTTGGAGTAAGTTTTGCCAAGAGCATATGATTCATTGGAAATGTCACACAGCTTAGCATGAAATTCTGAAACGGATTCATCTTCCTCCATTGACAGATTCTCAAAGGATTTTGCTAGAGATCGAAGTCGAGCCTTTTTAACAGCATCAGTTCCCTCATTCTTGATTTTCAGCTTTTCCCACGCATCTTTGGCAACTTCACAGTTCGAAATAACTTTCAGTTGATTAGTCGAGACAGCATTGAAGAGGGCATGAAGAGCTTTGGAATTGAAATTAGCTCGTTCCATTTCGTCAGTAGTCCATTCACTGGATTTTTTGATCTTGTCCCCTTCTTCATCAGTAACAGTAGGAGGTGACCAACCTTCGGCAACTGCCATCCAGACTCGTTCATCCACAGCCTTCAAGAAAGCTCTCATCTTTGTCTTCCAATAGGGATAGTTAGAACCTTCCAGCATGGGGGGTCTGGAAGTTGATCCTCCTTCTCTGAACATTTCCATTTCAGGTAGATCTGTACACACTCAGCAAAGAACTTTGTTGCACAACAAGATGAGACTCGTGGTGGGTTAGTTTTCCAGAAAAATTACAGGATAAAGATTGACAGAGAAACTTAAGGATGTGCAGACAATAGGACAAATCCAAGATCGCAATTTCTTTACTTGAAAAAgtaggctctgataccaattgaaagtcCTAATTTCTACCAGTTCATATTGATGATTCTTAGCAGATTAATTCTATGTTAtgaattagaaattaaaaacaatgaaCACAGAATTTACAAGCTTCCTCTGCATTGGAAACGCATTCCAACCgagtagtgcttgggttcccttgAACCGGGTACAGTAACTTTCACTAAACAATCAATTCAATTACAATATCCAGTTCTGATTCTTCAAATCAAACAAAGTAATCTAAATTGACTTTTATACAAAGTTACCTAATGCTTGAACAACCTCAAGCTTTGAGATCTAAACACATTTAGATCTCAAACACAAGAAACACACAGCTGAACAACCTTCAGCAAAGaatctgaactcccttcagatcAAGCAGATTTGAACTTCATCTTCAACCTCAGGAAGATCTCTCGAACTTCAATCTGCACAAACAAgaacaaaaacagaaaatatgTTGCCCTAGCAGAGCAAGAATCAAGAAGAAGATTCTAACAGAAGAGAGTTAGTTAGTACAACGGTTTTGATCGAATTTATATACTAAAGATAATAAACCAGACTAACTAACCAACCAGCAAAGTACAGCTGGCACACTCTAACAAACTAGCAGAAAGCTGACATGGCATTAAAATGATATTAGTGAAAAACAGATGCAACTAACTCCAGAACAGATGTTAGAGACAACAAATACTGAATAAAAGCAATATCTAATTTGCCACACAAAACATGACACTTACAagagccaaccataactttCAACGATGAAGATGATGTCAAGATTATATTTCTGCACAATGACctgctggtcgtggaagtccagatagcaaataaaatggtggctagaaccatgatcgataatagaggttcttcaaacattttgttcaagactgcttacgagaagatggggctccaactcaaggatcaaactccatgcctccagcctgtctatggtttctccggtcgaGGAGTTGaacctctaggacaaatccggctaccccttactgttggacaagctccgacgagcataactatcatggcacagttcctaatattggatgttccttcagcatGCTTGGTCGACCAGCCCAGtatcacatcaatatttcactcgtgcctgaagttcccaataaagaatggggtagggtgtcttagaaggaaccagcaatctgctcgggaatgttacaaccttgcagtggccaaggctaagaaggaaatctcctccagccagagcctagacaagggaaaaaacattcccaagtaggaaacttcccaaggcgaggatgaagatgtggatcctcgacttggggacccaagcagcaatgttgaacctgtggaagaattagaagagatcgagattgatccagctatcccggccagaaagctaaaaattggaaagggtttgttgctcgaagtaaaatcagagttgataaaatttctgagagcaaacctagatgttttcggtcacatgcggatatggtcggaatcgacccttctattatttcacacGTCTTGAATATGGATCCTAACATCCGGTCAGTTCAGCAAAAATGAAGACTGCTGGATAAAGAATAAGAAGTAGCCctgaaagatgaagttgaaaagctgcgcaacaacaacttaataattgaagctttttacccAGCTTGGGTTGCAAATCCCGTActcgtgcccaagccgaacaagaaatggcgagtctgtattgatttcacagacctcgacaaagcatgccctaaagactgttttccacttccaaggatTGATCAGCTCGTAGATGCAACAGCCGGGCATGAAATTTTAAGGTACATGGATGCTTATTTGGGCTACAATCACATCAAAATGCATCTGCCAGACAAAGAACACACAAGTTTCCGAatagatatgggtctctactgctacaaagtcatgccatttggtctaAAAAACGCTGGAGCTCGTACCAAAGATCGGTAAACAAGATGTTTAAGGACCAGATGGGgtgaaatatggaagtgtatgtggatgacatgctcgtcaaatccaaaaatgctggggggcacatagacggcctagacgaatgtttcaaagtcctcaggaaatacaacatgaaactaaatcccttcaagtgctcctttggagtcagctcgggaaagtttctaggcttcatcgtcaatgcccgaggaattgaagtcaatccagaaaaaatccaagccctcctaGATATGAACTCGcgaacaaaaaccaaagaggtgcaaagcctaactggtcgaatcCCCGCACTTAGCAGATTTGTATCAAAATCAACGGACAAatgtgttccattcttcaacatcctgcgaggaaacaaaaagttcgagtggacagaagaatgtgaaagagcttttcaagatttaaaggcacagctcgcaaaacctcccgtacttTCTAAACCTCTAGACGGTGAGGAGCTGGGGATATACCTAGCTATCACAGAGCATGTCATAAGTGCCGTgctgatcagagaagagaaTAGCGTACAACACCTAGTCTATTAcattagtaaaagactcatcgagGCCGAGGGCCGATATACACCAACCAACCACTAcgacaaatactgcaaaagccagatgcctctgggtggttactcaagtgggcggtagaattgggtcagtacgaaatcaacttccaaccTTGAACAGCAATTaagggccaagccttggccgactttgtggtagaatgcactgGCAAAAAAAAAGGCATACTAGAAAGCAATCACGAGCCAGTACCACTGCCAAGTAATAATGAAGACAAACTGACATGGAAACTACACGTAGATGGGTCGGCAacagatcaactatctggtcccggaattgcccttgtcatacctgggggcaacacctgcatgcTGCAATCAAGTTCAGATTCAAGGCCTCTCACAATGAAGTCGAATATGAGGCTCTAATCGCTGGACTTAAGCAAGCCCAGGAaatgaaggccgaacacattgagatctgcagtgattcacagctagtggtaaatcatgtatccgaCGAATACGAGGCTTGGGGAGAAAACATAATAGCaaatctgagcaaaatacacgacctactcgcacaattcaaaagctacagtctcaaacaaattccaagagaagcaaatacaactgcagacgcgttggctcgattggcaagcagcaatgtaagtgacaaggaAAACTTGGTCCCTATCCAGttccttgaagagcctagcatcactggcacggaggaaatcaaaataatcacatccccaaactggatggcaccaatagcagcctacctcaactctgggaaactcccagataatcgaaatgaagctcagaaaatgagaagaaaggcagcacggtactgttgggttttatgccctaaataaaactcatttgaatataatcagatttacttattaatatagatcagaaataacatttaatgttgcatggttcacatgatttatttcatgattatatgtacataatgtataaattcatctgaaacccttttcacatacttgatcctgtttattgtgccgtcaacacattggaaagtaaacatgactatgtgaataaagtttcctagatttatcagacatagtgttttactgatatgataatctacaacaagagtttacttgcatttggagaaatgctatgcactttccagagcattggttaaagtaaagctcaggttggatgcatggagcatgcatcggaagggaccgatattgaactttgacttagatttattaaacttaccataatatctattcaagtcaatatcgcctagttgatcctagatcaaatgttcttaatcctgttatgattaggctcaatcttgaaaggctattcgtgttctttgatttgttagttaagcctacttttaggtcagggtgatacgtacattttgggaacacggtagtgcgattgagtgggagcgctagcataaacatggaatctatagcttctatctggcgaatagtaagcaaaggatgatctccttcgagcttgaccaaacgaacataaatggtggagtactcatttcacataagctgaaatatcatttatacggggtcaagtgttttaaggataaaatacattgtagcgtgtaacggtaatctaatccctttacagtgtagatcattcatatagaggatcattgatcacattaggattataacaatggataactaatgatgtgtctatatggtggaacatatagagcattctatataactgagagtgcaattctaagttctatgcgtggattcaacgaagaattaataagttagtgaattttagtgctaaattcttgatctacttactggaagctcggttatatagacccacggtccccgcactagttgagataatattacttgtaagaatcatataattggttttgattaatcaattataattctcaaattagactatgtctatttgtgaatttttcactaagtaagggcgaaattgtaaagaaagagttttaagggcatatttgttaattatgatactttgtatggttcaattaataaatatgataaatgacaatattatttaataattatttatagttattaaatagttagaattggcatttaaatggttgaattagaaaattggcgtctttgagaaaatcagatgcagaaaagataaaactacaaaattgcaaaaagtgaggcccacatccactatgtagggccggccacttttgtacggttttttcctctgatattttaattattttaatgccaaataattcaaacctaaccctagtggaatgctataaatagatagttaaggcttcaggaaaattacacttttttctgacactttctgaatcagaaaaacctgagccttctctctccctatctttggccgaacccactctctctctcttcctcttga is a genomic window of Cannabis sativa cultivar Pink pepper isolate KNU-18-1 chromosome 9, ASM2916894v1, whole genome shotgun sequence containing:
- the LOC133031391 gene encoding uncharacterized mitochondrial protein AtMg00810-like, with protein sequence MGLLEVLIDNTLFIKLLQPGIFVAQIYVDDIIFGSTCEKEVVKFVDLMTSEFEMSLIGDLSFFLGLQIKQTDQGIFISQSKYVRKMLEKFGLDHTKHAPTPLSTTTKLSRDESGESVDPTLYRGMIGSLLYLTASRPDICFSVGLCARYQANPKQSHLSAVKRIFKYLSGTSEFGLWYSRDTNMSIVGYSDSDWAGSLDDRKSTSGGCFYLGNNLVSWLSKKQNSISLSTAEAEYIAAGSCCTQLIWLNKMVTDYGFPQNSLVLYCDSTSAINISKNPVQHSRTKHIDIRYHFIRHMVLNLLIYSPRLWMLTPLLIFTAPLEFALSDLVEVASYMSQQPLAMCLDQLLGASHEVTSHTNGSWVFFLQIVFQSMGVCF